In Halobacillus amylolyticus, the following proteins share a genomic window:
- a CDS encoding class II aldolase/adducin family protein yields the protein MTTKDLSKQPTFGSVDEERQHLKQRLAGAFRLFSKFGFDEGVAGHITARDPGEKDHFWVNPFGMHFSQIKASDLILVNHDGDVVEGDQPVNRAAFAIHSQVHAARPDVIAAAHSHSIYGKTWSTLGRKLDPITQDACAFYNDHSVFDDYTGVVHDLEEGRRIGKALASHKAVILRNHGLLTVGETVDECAWWFITMERSCQAQILAESVGKPVLIDEEHAERTSKYVGSSKSGWFQFQPLWDRIVKEQPDLLE from the coding sequence ATGACGACAAAAGATCTTAGTAAGCAACCGACGTTCGGTTCTGTTGATGAAGAACGTCAACATCTCAAACAACGTCTAGCGGGCGCCTTTCGTTTGTTCTCCAAATTTGGATTTGATGAAGGGGTAGCTGGGCATATTACGGCAAGAGATCCGGGTGAAAAAGATCACTTCTGGGTGAACCCATTCGGTATGCATTTTAGCCAAATTAAGGCTTCTGATCTTATTCTAGTTAACCATGATGGAGATGTTGTGGAAGGGGACCAACCTGTTAATCGGGCAGCATTTGCGATTCACTCGCAAGTACATGCTGCCCGTCCAGATGTGATTGCTGCAGCTCACTCCCATTCCATATACGGAAAAACGTGGTCTACACTGGGGCGTAAGCTAGATCCAATCACCCAGGATGCCTGTGCATTTTACAATGATCACTCGGTGTTTGATGATTATACGGGAGTGGTGCATGACCTTGAAGAAGGAAGACGCATTGGTAAAGCACTTGCTTCTCATAAGGCGGTCATTTTGCGCAATCACGGTTTACTTACTGTCGGGGAGACCGTAGATGAGTGTGCATGGTGGTTCATTACGATGGAACGTTCCTGTCAGGCACAGATTTTGGCAGAATCTGTTGGTAAACCTGTACTCATTGATGAAGAACATGCGGAGCGTACGAGTAAATATGTGGGATCATCTAAATCGGGCTGGTTCCAGTTTCAGCCTCTCTGGGATCGAATCGTGAAAGAACAACCTGATTTATTGGAGTAA
- a CDS encoding SDR family NAD(P)-dependent oxidoreductase, with translation MSLKGKVALVTGSGTGIGRAVAIDLAKKGASVVVNYSKSEKEAHQTCEEIKNLGVDCMVYQAEVNDDGQVRKMINAVVEHFGQLDILVNNAGVTSFVAHDDLEGLKEEHWDQVMDVNVKGLFFTCRAAAEELKKNKGCIVNITSVAGLTGRGSSIAYSASKAAAVSVTKSLARVLAPEVRVNSVAPGVVLTRWMDGQDAFVEKHSKRTPLQRTAQPEDVSEVVLSLISGASFVTGQTVVVDGGNYI, from the coding sequence ATGTCTTTAAAAGGAAAGGTTGCACTTGTCACAGGATCTGGTACAGGGATAGGTCGTGCGGTTGCTATTGATCTTGCAAAAAAGGGCGCATCGGTCGTAGTCAATTATTCTAAGTCGGAAAAAGAAGCTCATCAAACTTGTGAGGAAATTAAAAATCTAGGAGTAGACTGTATGGTTTACCAGGCAGAAGTAAACGATGATGGGCAAGTGCGTAAAATGATCAATGCTGTGGTTGAGCATTTTGGGCAGCTCGATATTTTGGTGAACAATGCAGGTGTGACGTCATTTGTCGCACATGACGATCTTGAGGGTTTAAAGGAAGAGCACTGGGATCAAGTGATGGACGTAAACGTTAAGGGCTTATTTTTTACTTGCCGGGCTGCAGCTGAAGAACTCAAGAAAAACAAAGGTTGCATCGTTAACATTACTTCTGTTGCTGGTCTGACAGGTCGCGGCAGTTCGATTGCCTATTCGGCTTCGAAAGCAGCTGCTGTCAGTGTAACAAAATCGCTTGCCCGTGTGTTGGCACCCGAGGTACGTGTGAATAGTGTCGCACCCGGGGTTGTTTTAACGCGATGGATGGATGGTCAGGATGCATTCGTGGAAAAACATTCGAAGCGAACACCACTCCAAAGGACAGCACAACCGGAAGACGTTTCGGAGGTGGTCTTGTCTCTTATTTCTGGTGCAAGCTTTGTCACCGGGCAAACTGTAGTTGTCGACGGTGGAAATTACATTTGA
- the dcuS gene encoding DcuS/MalK family sensor histidine kinase, with translation MRQPRFKLSTIIMLLVCLVVLVSLLITDLLITDSTSENIHNQLEEKASIVSRTVAQSQIVKKGLQGEVDQDRIQEYAVTIQEEANVLFVVVMDMNGIRLSHPEPDRIGRHFVGGDEGRVLQGEEYTSSSTGTLGKSLRAFTPIYDQSQNQIGAVAVGISLQAVQESIQQSHKRVIIGSIVGVLVGIIGAFLLADYIKNSLFGLEPHAIARIHEERNRMLHSVREGIIAIDKEATIVLVNKSARQIFQKAGLMDQEPVGMKINDFLPGTMLQHVLEEEVTELDEEQTINGVSIITNRVPLVVKDRVVGAIATFRDKTEVNQLAEQLTGVQMYADTLRAQSHEFMNQLHVLLGLIKMEDYDEVNQFISKLVNHQAHEVGNVTRHIKDPALAGFMIGKMSASRESHVQLTIECETEIPQPKDLEVTHELITILGNIIDNAIDSVWESNQKQIHVSLSYVDDLLTIIVTDTGNGIAKDKHEEIFQKGVSTKEGNHRGFGLYLTKQSVEKMAGSIDMDSSLDKGTTFTLIIPYQSGGGRK, from the coding sequence GTGCGCCAACCACGATTTAAGTTAAGTACCATCATTATGCTATTGGTCTGTCTCGTTGTGTTAGTGTCTTTGCTAATTACCGACCTTCTTATTACGGACTCGACGAGTGAAAATATCCACAATCAATTAGAGGAGAAAGCTTCAATCGTCTCCCGTACAGTTGCCCAATCTCAAATTGTGAAAAAAGGTTTGCAGGGTGAGGTAGATCAGGATAGGATCCAAGAGTATGCCGTGACGATACAGGAGGAAGCAAATGTCCTATTTGTTGTGGTAATGGATATGAACGGAATTCGCCTATCGCACCCTGAGCCTGATCGAATTGGGAGGCATTTTGTAGGTGGGGACGAGGGGCGTGTGCTTCAGGGGGAGGAGTATACCTCTTCTTCAACTGGAACGTTAGGGAAGTCTTTAAGGGCCTTCACCCCAATCTATGATCAGAGTCAAAATCAAATTGGTGCTGTTGCTGTTGGCATTTCTTTACAGGCTGTCCAAGAGTCGATTCAACAAAGCCATAAAAGGGTGATCATTGGTTCGATTGTTGGTGTGCTGGTGGGGATCATAGGGGCGTTTCTATTAGCTGACTATATTAAGAACAGCCTTTTTGGTCTTGAACCACATGCGATTGCGCGTATTCATGAAGAACGAAACCGGATGCTGCATTCTGTTCGTGAAGGAATCATAGCGATTGATAAAGAGGCCACGATTGTCCTCGTGAACAAGTCGGCTCGGCAAATTTTTCAAAAGGCAGGGTTGATGGATCAGGAGCCGGTAGGAATGAAGATCAATGACTTTTTACCAGGTACGATGCTGCAGCATGTGTTAGAAGAAGAAGTAACTGAATTAGATGAGGAGCAAACGATTAATGGTGTGTCGATTATCACGAACCGTGTTCCGTTAGTGGTGAAAGATCGAGTGGTTGGAGCGATTGCTACTTTCCGTGATAAAACGGAGGTAAATCAGTTAGCGGAACAGCTGACTGGTGTTCAGATGTATGCGGATACACTAAGGGCGCAGTCTCATGAGTTCATGAATCAACTGCACGTGTTACTCGGTTTAATTAAGATGGAGGATTATGATGAAGTGAACCAGTTCATTAGTAAATTGGTGAATCATCAAGCACATGAAGTGGGAAATGTCACGCGGCATATAAAGGATCCAGCTCTTGCTGGATTTATGATTGGTAAAATGAGTGCATCTAGAGAATCACATGTTCAGTTGACCATCGAATGTGAAACCGAGATTCCGCAGCCGAAAGATCTTGAGGTGACACATGAGTTGATCACGATACTTGGGAACATCATTGATAATGCGATTGACAGTGTATGGGAGAGTAATCAAAAGCAAATCCATGTCAGTCTTTCTTATGTCGATGATCTGTTGACCATTATTGTGACGGATACAGGAAATGGAATCGCCAAAGACAAACACGAGGAAATTTTTCAAAAGGGAGTATCTACAAAGGAAGGAAATCATCGCGGGTTCGGTCTTTATCTCACCAAACAAAGTGTGGAGAAAATGGCTGGATCGATCGATATGGATTCCTCTCTTGACAAAGGTACAACCTTTACGTTGATTATCCCCTATCAATCAGGAGGTGGGCGAAAGTGA
- a CDS encoding Ldh family oxidoreductase yields MYVDAKKLYDFSVKCFNQAGMSSEDAKTVTDTMIVADSRGIHSHGFLRLPIYIERIKKGFITTDTEMEVVKDQNSISVLDGKFAAGQVVGKKAMETSIEKARETGMGLSVVRNSNHFGIAAYYASMAAEQNMIGIAISNVEPLMPAIGGAEKIIGNNPIAIAAPSKEGENPIVLDMALSNVPLGKILVASTKGESIPEGWGVDRKGEPTTDPNDVKDGGFLYPVGGPKGFGLALLTEILTGVISDGQYSKNIPSMYNLEEKQSISHFMLAIDVSVFLGPENYAEKIENVISFVKDSKKAPGVEETFLPGEIEFKREEANKDQGVPMSEEVFAQLLKLSGEVNIPLNV; encoded by the coding sequence ATGTACGTAGATGCTAAGAAGTTATATGATTTTTCAGTTAAATGTTTTAACCAGGCAGGAATGAGTAGTGAAGATGCTAAAACGGTTACTGATACAATGATAGTTGCCGACTCTCGAGGGATCCATAGTCACGGGTTTCTGAGACTACCTATATATATTGAACGAATAAAAAAAGGTTTTATTACGACGGATACTGAAATGGAAGTAGTAAAAGATCAAAACTCTATTTCGGTATTAGATGGTAAATTTGCTGCCGGCCAAGTAGTTGGTAAAAAAGCGATGGAAACCTCAATCGAAAAAGCTAGGGAAACTGGAATGGGGCTCTCAGTTGTAAGAAATAGTAACCATTTCGGAATTGCTGCCTATTACGCCTCGATGGCAGCTGAACAAAACATGATTGGAATTGCCATAAGTAATGTGGAACCTTTAATGCCAGCCATTGGTGGCGCGGAAAAGATCATTGGCAATAACCCAATTGCTATTGCTGCTCCTAGTAAGGAAGGGGAAAATCCCATTGTGTTAGATATGGCCTTGAGTAATGTACCACTCGGTAAAATCTTAGTGGCTAGTACAAAGGGAGAATCTATCCCCGAGGGCTGGGGTGTTGACCGTAAAGGCGAACCAACGACAGACCCCAATGATGTAAAAGACGGTGGTTTTCTTTATCCGGTAGGAGGACCAAAAGGATTTGGCTTGGCACTTCTTACAGAAATCCTAACGGGAGTGATATCAGATGGTCAATACTCTAAAAACATTCCTTCCATGTACAATCTAGAAGAAAAGCAATCTATCTCCCACTTTATGTTAGCCATTGATGTCTCTGTTTTCTTGGGCCCAGAGAACTATGCCGAAAAAATAGAAAATGTCATCTCGTTTGTAAAGGATTCGAAGAAAGCGCCTGGGGTAGAAGAAACATTTTTACCAGGGGAAATTGAATTCAAGCGGGAGGAAGCTAATAAAGATCAAGGTGTGCCGATGAGTGAAGAAGTATTTGCACAGCTTCTTAAACTATCCGGAGAGGTAAATATCCCTTTAAATGTTTAG
- a CDS encoding FadR/GntR family transcriptional regulator, giving the protein MEFKPIKKTSLSDYVVSQIKGMIIKNEIKIGDKLPNERELSTLFDVSRSSVREALRVLELQGLMRRSNSGTFVTANFSEIIGESLTLQILLNSATYKDIQQTRVMLERELVSSASIKRSEEALNRMKEQLENMEQSIATKDKEMFISADISFHNEIAEAADNSVLVFLYNTIIDLIYKVQRRVAYDQDVLNASVNYHTKIYEAIAERSVREAEQALVEHLEDVEKRLLRLNEMDKIVKEELNSKI; this is encoded by the coding sequence ATGGAATTCAAGCCAATAAAAAAGACATCACTGTCTGATTATGTAGTATCTCAGATCAAAGGCATGATTATAAAAAATGAAATTAAAATTGGAGATAAACTTCCTAATGAAAGAGAACTTAGTACACTATTTGATGTAAGTCGTTCTTCGGTAAGAGAGGCTTTAAGAGTATTAGAACTGCAAGGCTTAATGCGCAGGAGTAATTCGGGGACGTTTGTTACAGCCAATTTTTCAGAAATTATTGGAGAGTCCTTGACGTTACAAATCTTGCTTAATAGTGCAACCTACAAAGATATTCAGCAAACCCGAGTTATGTTAGAAAGAGAACTGGTTAGTTCAGCTTCTATTAAGCGTTCTGAAGAAGCACTCAATCGTATGAAGGAACAGCTTGAAAATATGGAACAATCTATAGCAACAAAAGATAAAGAAATGTTTATTTCAGCAGATATATCATTCCACAATGAAATTGCAGAGGCTGCAGATAATTCAGTATTAGTATTTCTTTATAATACCATCATTGACTTGATCTATAAGGTCCAAAGAAGAGTTGCCTATGACCAAGATGTATTGAATGCATCAGTAAACTATCATACGAAAATATATGAAGCCATTGCAGAAAGAAGTGTTAGGGAAGCTGAACAAGCATTAGTAGAGCATTTGGAGGATGTAGAGAAGAGGCTTCTAAGACTTAATGAAATGGATAAGATCGTTAAAGAGGAACTAAACAGCAAAATCTGA
- a CDS encoding DctP family TRAP transporter solute-binding subunit → MFLDKLAEEMETRTDGAVTIQVNHNAVLGSEADEIQQIRAGSLDGALFYGISNFQSIDPVFGVEELPFIFSGTEHARNAFDGEFGDEIASMLSEHQFEVLSFWENGFRHFTNNIRPIVEPADMEGIKFRSAEIPLRLKMFDLLDAVAIPMGFNELFTALQQGTVDGQENPLSTINSSKFYEVQDYLSLSGHIYNSAPLIISPQSLEKLSDEQQTILKELAEELKVEQRSKLDEQNQELETFLSEQGMEVNEINREAFLQEVQPLWETFAEENGEKVNELVELINKAE, encoded by the coding sequence ATATTCTTAGATAAGCTTGCTGAGGAAATGGAAACCAGAACAGATGGTGCGGTTACGATTCAGGTCAATCATAACGCTGTTTTAGGTAGTGAGGCGGACGAAATTCAACAGATTAGAGCAGGTAGTCTAGATGGTGCACTATTTTATGGTATCTCTAATTTCCAATCAATTGATCCAGTATTTGGAGTAGAAGAATTACCATTTATATTCTCTGGAACAGAACATGCTAGAAATGCTTTTGATGGTGAATTTGGAGATGAGATTGCTTCAATGTTGAGTGAACATCAATTTGAGGTTCTATCTTTTTGGGAGAATGGATTCAGGCATTTCACGAATAACATACGTCCTATAGTAGAACCAGCTGATATGGAAGGTATCAAGTTTAGAAGTGCAGAAATTCCACTGAGACTTAAAATGTTTGATTTATTAGATGCAGTTGCAATTCCAATGGGATTTAATGAATTATTTACTGCGCTTCAGCAGGGTACAGTTGATGGACAGGAAAATCCTCTATCCACAATCAATTCATCTAAGTTCTATGAAGTGCAAGATTATCTATCTCTTTCTGGGCATATTTATAATTCGGCTCCTCTTATTATTAGCCCACAGTCATTAGAAAAATTAAGTGATGAGCAACAAACCATACTAAAGGAATTAGCAGAGGAATTAAAAGTTGAACAAAGAAGCAAGCTTGATGAACAAAATCAGGAATTGGAAACATTCTTAAGTGAACAGGGAATGGAAGTTAACGAGATTAACCGTGAAGCATTTTTACAAGAAGTTCAGCCACTTTGGGAGACTTTCGCTGAAGAAAACGGAGAAAAAGTAAACGAGTTGGTAGAACTTATTAATAAGGCAGAGTAG
- a CDS encoding TRAP transporter small permease, with protein MRRLLDWSEKSVSFLTIILFIAMTIMVFTQVVLRFVFDSSIIWAEEFSRYAMVWLAFLGATIGIRHEEHTRIDFFLKLLPKKLKKLMEIVNKILCVIFLGVITYYSIIMFESTFSLLTPAMKIPIGLVHSILPATGIIMIVYILIQIVDIIKFEKEGDQTV; from the coding sequence ATGAGGAGATTACTCGACTGGTCCGAGAAGAGTGTGAGTTTCTTAACGATTATATTATTTATTGCTATGACAATAATGGTTTTCACCCAGGTAGTTTTAAGGTTTGTTTTTGATTCAAGTATCATTTGGGCTGAAGAGTTTTCAAGGTATGCCATGGTTTGGTTAGCTTTCCTTGGAGCTACTATCGGTATTAGACATGAAGAGCATACAAGAATAGACTTTTTCTTGAAACTGCTACCCAAAAAACTCAAAAAGTTAATGGAAATAGTAAACAAAATATTATGCGTAATTTTTTTAGGGGTAATAACTTATTATTCTATCATCATGTTTGAGAGCACTTTCAGTCTGTTAACGCCAGCCATGAAGATTCCGATTGGATTAGTCCATTCTATTCTTCCGGCTACAGGTATTATTATGATTGTGTACATCTTAATTCAAATTGTAGATATCATTAAATTTGAAAAGGAAGGTGACCAAACAGTATGA
- a CDS encoding response regulator — MIKVLIVEDDPMVAQLNKSYIEQIDGFMFSGVAANTDEAVEQMAQIKIDLMLLDVYLPGLNGIEFLKRIREQNQDIDVILITAASDIHQIQQSLRLGAVDYLIKPFEFERFEKSLTQYKNSHYKLTDIDKVNQHEIDRLLRKSSPRPEAPKIQGLPKGLTKNTLATINHIILSKEPDFFSTDDIAEAANISRVSVRKYLKFLSEIEYLEETLIYGVGRPIYQYKLNESKRDQIDHYL, encoded by the coding sequence GTGATCAAGGTTCTAATCGTTGAGGATGACCCGATGGTAGCTCAATTGAATAAAAGTTATATCGAGCAGATCGATGGGTTCATGTTTAGTGGTGTCGCTGCTAATACGGATGAGGCGGTTGAGCAGATGGCTCAAATAAAAATTGACCTGATGTTGCTTGATGTTTACTTGCCGGGTTTGAATGGAATTGAGTTTCTAAAGCGTATCCGTGAACAAAATCAGGATATCGATGTGATATTGATTACTGCTGCCTCTGACATTCACCAGATTCAGCAATCATTAAGGCTTGGTGCCGTGGATTATTTAATTAAACCGTTTGAATTCGAACGCTTTGAGAAATCGCTGACTCAATACAAGAACAGCCATTATAAATTAACGGACATAGACAAAGTCAATCAGCACGAGATCGATCGATTGCTCCGTAAATCAAGCCCTCGGCCAGAGGCACCGAAGATACAAGGATTACCGAAAGGCCTAACGAAAAATACATTGGCGACCATCAATCACATTATTCTCTCTAAGGAACCAGATTTTTTTTCAACGGATGACATTGCAGAAGCTGCCAATATTTCTAGGGTCTCTGTAAGAAAATACTTAAAATTCCTTAGTGAAATCGAGTATTTGGAAGAAACATTGATCTATGGTGTCGGAAGACCGATTTACCAGTATAAACTGAATGAGTCAAAGCGTGATCAAATTGACCATTATCTGTAA
- a CDS encoding 2-hydroxycarboxylate transporter family protein: protein MSQTAQELNYDNQSNGQVTEFQNKKKGFTIFEIPVLWFAIFTAITLISLYTGNLPGGMIGSLLVMIVLGELLGWIGDHTPIVKTFLGGGAIIAIFGAAFMVYAGLLPDSSVTAMTTFMKDGGFLNFYIAALITGSILGMNKTILMKVGLRYFLPIIGAVIGAMAIAGLLGSLVGFSLRDAVLVITMPIMGGGMGAGAVPMSQIYSEMMGNDPSYYISMLVPALALGNVFAIVLASMLNLLGKKVPSLTGNGQLVHGFQYKEEKPTYDIQKMGIGLLAAVAFFAVGTLLGDFIPLHPYALMIIIVAVAKIVDVIPHNVVEGASQWYKFVANNWTLALLFGIGIAYTDLNTVIEALTLQYILTVFGVVLGAIIGAGLLGKLVGFYPIEAAITAGLCMANMGGTGDVAVLSASRRMELMPFAQISSRLGGALILLLAGLIIPLFN from the coding sequence ATGTCACAAACAGCTCAAGAGCTGAACTATGACAATCAATCGAACGGACAAGTCACGGAATTTCAGAACAAGAAAAAAGGATTTACGATATTTGAAATTCCTGTTTTATGGTTCGCCATTTTTACCGCTATTACACTGATCAGCCTGTACACTGGGAATCTACCAGGCGGCATGATCGGCAGTTTGCTCGTGATGATTGTACTTGGAGAACTATTAGGTTGGATAGGGGACCATACACCAATCGTCAAAACATTTCTAGGTGGAGGAGCTATCATTGCCATCTTCGGAGCAGCGTTTATGGTGTATGCAGGTTTGCTGCCGGATTCTTCGGTGACAGCCATGACGACTTTCATGAAAGATGGCGGTTTCTTGAACTTTTATATTGCGGCCCTGATTACAGGGAGTATTCTTGGAATGAATAAAACCATTCTCATGAAAGTAGGTCTACGTTACTTTTTACCTATCATTGGTGCGGTTATCGGGGCTATGGCTATTGCTGGTCTATTAGGCTCTCTAGTTGGATTCTCTTTACGTGATGCCGTTCTTGTCATTACGATGCCGATCATGGGTGGAGGCATGGGAGCAGGTGCCGTTCCGATGAGTCAAATCTATTCAGAAATGATGGGAAATGATCCAAGCTATTATATTTCTATGCTTGTGCCTGCCCTTGCGCTTGGTAACGTTTTCGCGATTGTACTGGCAAGCATGCTCAACCTACTTGGGAAAAAGGTACCTTCTCTGACTGGGAATGGTCAGCTCGTTCACGGTTTTCAATACAAGGAAGAAAAGCCGACTTATGATATCCAAAAAATGGGGATCGGTTTACTGGCTGCTGTAGCATTCTTTGCAGTCGGAACACTGCTGGGAGACTTCATCCCGCTTCACCCTTATGCGTTGATGATTATTATTGTTGCCGTTGCGAAAATTGTTGATGTAATTCCACATAACGTGGTTGAAGGGGCGAGCCAATGGTATAAATTTGTGGCCAATAACTGGACACTTGCCTTGCTATTTGGAATTGGAATCGCTTATACCGATTTGAACACGGTCATTGAAGCCTTGACCTTGCAGTACATTTTGACTGTCTTCGGTGTTGTATTAGGCGCGATCATCGGAGCGGGTCTGCTTGGTAAACTTGTTGGTTTCTACCCGATTGAAGCGGCTATTACGGCTGGATTGTGTATGGCAAATATGGGAGGAACAGGGGATGTTGCCGTTCTTTCTGCGTCAAGAAGAATGGAACTGATGCCTTTCGCTCAGATTTCTTCTCGATTAGGCGGTGCGCTGATCTTATTATTAGCCGGGTTAATCATCCCGCTTTTTAACTAA
- a CDS encoding TRAP transporter large permease, with the protein MIIFLILGLLLIMGLPVSFAIGLSCLVFIFTQDITVTASIISQRMISGVDSFPLLALPFFLLAGNLMVYGTTPRLMSFANALLGFIKGGLAGVSVVASAFFGAISGSGVATVAAIGSVVTPEMIKKGYGRGFVAPLIAGAGVLGMVIPPSMAMVVFGVSSGVSIGDLFLAGIIPGLLVSVFLIVFGIVISNKRNYGGDAEQFDPKELAVSFKSAILPLLLPIIILGGVMSGIFTPTESAVVAVVYALILATVVYRELPIKKLFSVIKESAVNSSIILFIIAAATPFGWILTTQQIPNQIANVITNATSSGFVILLLISLILLVMGTFMETIATIIIMTPILFPIAMQAGIEPLHFGVIMMVNLAIGGVTPPLAVGLFISAKIADISVEKTFPDVLYVLLVMILSYAVIVLVPALSLWIPSHF; encoded by the coding sequence ATGATTATATTCCTAATATTAGGACTGCTGTTAATTATGGGCCTTCCGGTAAGTTTTGCAATCGGTCTTTCCTGTTTAGTATTTATATTTACTCAGGATATAACTGTTACGGCAAGTATTATCTCACAGAGAATGATCAGTGGTGTAGATTCTTTCCCTTTACTAGCATTGCCTTTCTTTCTTCTAGCAGGAAACTTAATGGTTTATGGTACGACTCCAAGATTAATGAGCTTTGCTAATGCTTTACTTGGGTTTATCAAAGGAGGATTGGCGGGTGTCTCAGTTGTAGCCTCGGCGTTCTTTGGAGCAATATCTGGTTCAGGGGTTGCTACAGTAGCCGCTATAGGTTCTGTAGTTACTCCTGAAATGATCAAGAAGGGTTATGGTAGAGGCTTTGTAGCACCGCTAATAGCTGGTGCTGGTGTACTTGGAATGGTTATTCCACCGAGTATGGCAATGGTGGTTTTCGGTGTAAGCTCGGGGGTATCGATAGGAGACCTTTTCTTAGCAGGTATTATACCGGGATTATTAGTTTCCGTTTTCTTAATAGTATTTGGAATTGTTATTTCAAATAAAAGAAACTATGGGGGCGACGCGGAACAATTCGATCCAAAAGAGCTAGCTGTATCATTCAAGTCTGCTATTCTTCCATTACTATTGCCAATCATTATACTAGGTGGGGTTATGTCAGGTATATTCACTCCGACAGAGTCTGCTGTGGTAGCGGTAGTTTATGCTTTAATTCTGGCGACTGTAGTATATAGGGAGCTGCCAATTAAGAAGTTATTTTCTGTTATTAAAGAATCCGCAGTTAATAGCTCCATAATATTATTTATTATAGCGGCTGCTACACCATTTGGTTGGATCTTAACTACACAACAGATTCCAAATCAAATAGCTAATGTTATTACAAATGCGACTTCCAGTGGGTTTGTTATACTTCTGTTAATCAGTTTAATTCTGTTGGTAATGGGAACATTTATGGAGACAATTGCAACAATTATCATTATGACGCCGATTCTTTTTCCAATAGCTATGCAAGCTGGAATAGAGCCCCTACATTTTGGTGTGATTATGATGGTAAACCTTGCAATTGGTGGAGTTACTCCGCCTCTAGCAGTCGGTTTATTTATCTCAGCCAAAATAGCAGATATATCCGTTGAAAAAACGTTTCCTGATGTTTTATATGTTTTACTAGTAATGATACTCTCCTATGCAGTAATCGTTCTAGTACCGGCATTATCACTATGGATACCGAGTCACTTTTAG